In uncultured Cohaesibacter sp., a genomic segment contains:
- a CDS encoding LacI family DNA-binding transcriptional regulator yields MTKKKAPANISKVPTIRDVAALAGVAPGTVSNVLTGKKAVADPLKKSVLEAIATLDYRPNLLASSLRFGSTKSIGIVVPDITNPFFSGLVRELENQAAKDGFQILLMSSREKSAEETELIRSLVARQVDGLIISPSEDAVSESSNSTISGIPTVLIDRAFNVVGFDTVSSDNEAAAFMGAQHLIDLGHQKITFLATEPGLANIEERAAGYRKAMIEAGLEKSISVVFGGLSIESCRGAIEQELRRADRPTAIFASAYIATLGAAKAIRAVDLAFPDDVSLLGFDESDWMTVLRPYISTVEQPLYELGESCWTLLMRRMKQKDATLKNQRVKCALRARESTCRLTTRRE; encoded by the coding sequence GTGACAAAAAAGAAAGCCCCGGCCAACATCTCAAAGGTTCCCACGATCCGCGACGTCGCCGCTCTTGCGGGCGTCGCCCCCGGGACGGTGTCCAATGTCCTTACGGGCAAGAAGGCCGTGGCTGATCCTCTGAAAAAGTCGGTTCTGGAGGCCATTGCCACTCTTGATTACAGGCCGAATCTGCTGGCTTCAAGCCTGCGCTTCGGCAGCACGAAGTCGATTGGCATCGTGGTGCCGGATATCACCAACCCCTTCTTTTCCGGCCTTGTCAGAGAGCTTGAAAATCAGGCGGCAAAGGATGGTTTCCAGATTCTTCTGATGAGCAGCCGGGAGAAATCCGCCGAGGAAACCGAATTGATCCGATCGCTGGTCGCCCGACAGGTCGATGGCCTGATCATTTCGCCAAGCGAGGATGCCGTCTCGGAATCGTCAAACTCGACAATCAGCGGCATCCCGACCGTTCTCATCGACCGCGCCTTCAATGTCGTCGGTTTTGACACGGTCTCTTCGGACAATGAGGCGGCGGCCTTCATGGGGGCCCAGCATCTGATTGATCTGGGCCACCAGAAGATCACCTTTCTGGCAACCGAACCCGGTCTGGCCAATATCGAGGAACGCGCCGCAGGTTATCGCAAGGCCATGATCGAGGCCGGACTGGAAAAATCCATAAGCGTCGTCTTTGGCGGCCTGTCGATTGAAAGCTGCAGGGGGGCCATCGAGCAGGAATTGCGACGGGCCGACAGACCCACGGCAATTTTCGCCTCGGCCTATATCGCAACCCTCGGCGCAGCCAAGGCGATCAGGGCGGTTGATCTGGCTTTCCCCGATGATGTGTCGCTTCTCGGCTTTGATGAATCCGACTGGATGACGGTCCTCAGACCCTATATCAGCACGGTCGAACAACCGCTTTACGAATTGGGTGAATCCTGCTGGACCCTGCTGATGAGGCGAATGAAGCAGAAGGATGCCACTTTGAAAAACCAGCGCGTCAAATGCGCGCTGCGGGCTCGGGAATCCACCTGCCGCCTGACGACAAGGCGGGAATGA
- a CDS encoding Gfo/Idh/MocA family oxidoreductase, whose translation MIRTLIAGLGNMGHAHALGHHFHPDSEIVALVNRTATVPEGPLEAYPLYDDFYKGLEAAKPDLVVIATYTDTHVDFACAAMEAGAHVFVEKPLAMTVEGARRVVETARRTGRKLVVGYILRHHPSWVRFVAEARALGGPYVFRLNLNQQSSGHEWETHKALMQTTSPIVDCGVHYVDVMCQITDAKPVRVNGIGLRLSDEIGPDMYNYGQLQVTFADGSVGWYEAGWGPMMSETAFFVKDIVSPNGAVSIVDGNKGASADVDGHTKVGGILVHRPEGDRHVDLTGEPGHNELCAAEQDYILRAIRDDVDLTRHMGDAVQSLAICLAADESIRTGKTVILEENTQ comes from the coding sequence ATGATCCGGACACTCATCGCAGGGCTGGGCAATATGGGCCATGCCCATGCGCTTGGTCATCATTTCCATCCAGACTCGGAGATTGTGGCGCTGGTCAATCGCACAGCGACGGTTCCCGAAGGCCCGCTTGAGGCCTATCCGCTGTATGATGATTTCTACAAGGGGCTTGAGGCCGCAAAGCCCGATCTTGTCGTCATCGCCACCTATACCGACACCCATGTCGACTTTGCCTGCGCCGCGATGGAAGCGGGGGCTCATGTTTTTGTCGAAAAGCCGCTGGCCATGACGGTCGAGGGGGCGAGACGGGTGGTGGAGACCGCCAGACGAACTGGCCGCAAGCTGGTGGTTGGCTATATCCTGCGCCATCATCCGTCATGGGTCCGCTTCGTTGCCGAAGCGCGGGCGCTTGGCGGGCCTTATGTTTTCCGGCTCAATCTCAATCAGCAATCGAGCGGCCATGAATGGGAAACCCACAAGGCGCTGATGCAGACCACCAGCCCGATCGTTGATTGTGGCGTGCATTATGTCGACGTGATGTGCCAGATCACAGACGCCAAACCGGTGCGGGTCAATGGTATCGGCCTGCGGCTTTCCGATGAAATAGGACCGGACATGTATAATTATGGCCAGCTTCAGGTCACTTTCGCCGATGGCTCTGTCGGCTGGTATGAGGCCGGATGGGGGCCGATGATGTCCGAGACAGCCTTTTTCGTCAAGGATATCGTCTCGCCAAACGGGGCGGTTTCCATTGTCGATGGCAACAAGGGGGCCAGTGCCGACGTGGATGGACACACCAAGGTCGGCGGCATTCTGGTGCATCGGCCCGAGGGGGATCGCCATGTCGATCTGACGGGTGAGCCGGGGCATAATGAGCTGTGCGCTGCCGAGCAGGATTATATCCTGAGAGCCATTCGTGATGATGTCGATCTGACGCGCCATATGGGCGATGCGGTGCAGTCGCTGGCCATTTGCCTTGCTGCTGATGAAAGCATCCGGACCGGGAAGACTGTTATTCTTGAGGAAAATACGCAATGA
- the alsC gene encoding D-allose ABC transporter permease yields MSRIEKYWENYGTLCILIVILVLFSALSPEYFLRGENFVQIILQSSITILQAIGEFFPILIAGIDLSVGSILALTGIVTGKLLVAGVDPFLAVLIGGILVGLVLGAINGTLVNFTGLHPFIITLGTNAIFRGVTLIISGASPVFGFPYSFTDTVAGSVFMVPVPILVALTMALILWWMTRQTRLGRNIYAVGGNKEAAYFSGINVKFHTLVVFMISGVCSGLAGVLSTARLGAAEPAAGTGFETFAIASAIIGGTSFFGGKGRVPSVVIGGLIIGTINNGLNLLRVPTFYQLVVMGGLIIVAVSLDRLIGSHR; encoded by the coding sequence ATGAGCCGCATAGAAAAATACTGGGAAAATTACGGAACTCTATGCATCCTGATCGTCATTCTGGTTCTCTTCAGCGCGCTGTCTCCCGAATATTTCCTGCGCGGAGAGAATTTCGTACAGATCATCCTGCAGAGTTCCATAACCATTCTGCAGGCCATCGGCGAATTCTTCCCGATCCTGATCGCCGGGATCGACTTATCGGTTGGCTCCATTCTGGCACTGACAGGCATCGTGACCGGCAAGCTGCTGGTCGCTGGCGTTGACCCTTTCCTCGCCGTGCTCATCGGCGGCATTCTGGTCGGGTTGGTTCTTGGTGCCATCAATGGCACATTGGTCAATTTCACCGGCCTGCATCCCTTCATCATCACGCTGGGCACCAACGCCATCTTCCGTGGCGTGACCCTGATCATATCGGGGGCCAGTCCCGTCTTCGGCTTTCCATATAGCTTCACCGACACGGTGGCGGGGTCGGTCTTCATGGTCCCGGTCCCCATTCTGGTGGCGCTGACAATGGCCCTGATCCTATGGTGGATGACAAGACAGACCAGACTGGGCCGCAACATCTATGCCGTTGGTGGCAACAAGGAAGCCGCCTACTTCTCCGGCATCAATGTCAAGTTTCACACGCTGGTGGTTTTCATGATTTCCGGCGTCTGCTCCGGACTGGCGGGCGTCCTGAGTACGGCACGTCTGGGCGCGGCAGAACCGGCCGCAGGCACCGGCTTTGAAACCTTTGCCATTGCCTCGGCGATCATTGGTGGCACCAGCTTCTTTGGCGGCAAGGGCCGCGTGCCTTCGGTCGTGATCGGAGGCCTCATCATCGGCACCATCAACAACGGCCTGAACCTGTTGCGCGTCCCCACCTTCTACCAGCTTGTTGTCATGGGTGGACTAATTATCGTAGCGGTTTCGCTTGACCGCCTGATCGGCTCCCATCGATAA
- a CDS encoding carbohydrate ABC transporter permease, producing the protein MAEVSARNEGLLLVSRYLVLGLVAAIFLFPLIFMMVSSLKPDAQLLADTSSFRAFLPVGDVSLDNYFAAFDRAPIGRFMLNSVFVTVTTVLLSLVICSVAAFSFVYLEWSGRNLLLSVILATLIIPFETIAVPLLLLVSRLPWLGAEGLEWGWLNTYQVQIIPWIVDALTVFLFVQYFKDLPRELIEAARAEGASWLAVYRLVVMPLSGPVLATAAILKALKMYNEQYLWPLIVVQDEAHRPIMVGLGYFFQLDVAWGELMAYLTLISIPVLLFYLLMQRAFIASIASTGVKG; encoded by the coding sequence ATGGCTGAGGTTTCTGCAAGAAATGAAGGGCTGCTGCTGGTCTCTCGCTATCTGGTGCTGGGGCTTGTGGCGGCGATCTTTCTCTTCCCGCTCATTTTCATGATGGTGTCTTCTCTCAAGCCGGATGCGCAATTGCTGGCCGATACCAGCTCCTTTCGTGCCTTCCTGCCTGTAGGCGACGTGAGTTTGGACAATTATTTCGCGGCTTTTGACCGGGCACCGATCGGGCGTTTCATGCTCAATTCGGTATTTGTCACCGTCACCACGGTGCTGTTGTCGCTGGTCATCTGCTCTGTTGCCGCCTTCTCCTTCGTCTATCTGGAATGGAGCGGGCGCAATCTGTTGCTCTCGGTCATTCTGGCAACGCTGATCATTCCCTTCGAGACCATCGCGGTGCCGCTGCTACTGTTGGTCTCGCGCCTGCCATGGCTGGGGGCGGAGGGGCTGGAATGGGGGTGGCTCAACACCTATCAGGTGCAGATCATTCCATGGATTGTCGACGCGCTTACGGTTTTCCTGTTTGTGCAATATTTCAAGGATCTGCCGCGCGAGTTGATCGAGGCGGCGCGGGCGGAAGGAGCGAGCTGGCTGGCTGTCTATCGGCTGGTGGTGATGCCGCTGTCCGGGCCGGTACTGGCAACGGCGGCCATTCTCAAGGCGCTCAAAATGTATAACGAGCAATATCTCTGGCCGCTGATCGTGGTGCAGGATGAGGCGCACAGGCCGATCATGGTCGGGCTTGGCTATTTCTTCCAGCTGGATGTCGCCTGGGGCGAATTGATGGCCTATCTCACGCTGATCTCCATTCCTGTGCTGCTCTTCTATCTGCTCATGCAGCGCGCCTTTATCGCCTCCATCGCTTCCACCGGGGTCAAGGGTTAA
- a CDS encoding ABC transporter ATP-binding protein, with the protein MSALTLKNIYKAFGDTEVLKDINIEVEQGEFVVFVGPSGCGKSTLLRVIAGLEDATSGEVHIDGQLVNMVPPSKRGIAMVFQSYALYPHLNVANNMSLALKQEGVSKAEIAERVQEASRMLQLDDYLKRYPSELSGGQRQRVAIGRAIVRQPKLFLLDEPLSNLDAALRVSTRLEIANLHKQLNATMIYVTHDQTEAMTLADKIVVLRDGRVEQVGSPMELYNKPANRFVAGFLGSPAMNFLPASLLDPSDNRIMGLRPEYLYLADDGPFSARVQHVEHLGGDTNVIAMVGDHQVTVRLFGQHAIVAGQALKLGFDAENLLYFDTEN; encoded by the coding sequence ATGAGCGCATTAACGCTGAAAAATATATACAAGGCCTTTGGTGATACCGAGGTGCTCAAGGATATCAATATCGAGGTGGAGCAGGGCGAGTTTGTTGTCTTTGTCGGCCCGTCTGGCTGTGGCAAGTCGACCCTGTTGCGCGTTATTGCCGGACTGGAAGATGCGACAAGTGGCGAGGTCCATATTGACGGGCAACTGGTCAATATGGTGCCGCCCTCCAAGCGCGGCATCGCCATGGTTTTTCAATCCTATGCGCTCTATCCCCATCTCAATGTGGCCAACAACATGTCGCTGGCCCTGAAGCAGGAAGGGGTTTCCAAGGCGGAGATTGCCGAGCGGGTGCAGGAAGCCAGCCGCATGTTGCAGCTTGATGATTATCTCAAGCGCTATCCGTCCGAGCTTTCCGGCGGGCAGCGCCAGCGCGTTGCCATCGGGCGGGCCATCGTGCGCCAGCCCAAGCTGTTCCTGCTTGATGAGCCTCTGTCCAACCTCGATGCGGCCTTGCGCGTCAGCACAAGGCTGGAGATCGCCAATCTGCACAAGCAGTTGAATGCGACGATGATCTATGTGACCCATGACCAGACCGAGGCGATGACGCTGGCCGACAAGATCGTCGTTTTGCGCGATGGTCGGGTGGAGCAGGTCGGCAGTCCGATGGAGCTTTACAACAAGCCAGCCAACAGGTTCGTTGCCGGTTTTCTCGGTTCTCCGGCGATGAATTTCCTGCCCGCCTCGCTGCTCGATCCTTCAGATAATCGGATCATGGGGTTGCGGCCTGAATATCTCTATCTGGCCGATGATGGCCCATTTTCGGCTCGGGTGCAGCATGTGGAGCATCTTGGCGGGGATACCAATGTCATTGCCATGGTGGGGGATCATCAGGTGACAGTGCGTCTGTTCGGCCAGCATGCCATTGTTGCGGGGCAGGCGTTGAAGCTGGGATTCGATGCGGAAAATCTGCTCTATTTCGACACCGAGAATTAG
- a CDS encoding sugar ABC transporter permease yields MASKLTRSNGAGWAFALPGFILLFFFIILPFFFAFWFSLTNQRLISPNPTEFVGLSNYETLLGVSVITLEPLRDAAGQVEREEDGAIAYPRVRTITRNPDFPQYQGMREWFRWQSGETAYVVVAKDVVFMKALSNTMLFVLIIVPLQGGGALGLALLINQKLRGINAFRAIYFTPVVISIVVISLLWRFIYDGDDGLLNNILAALTFGAFEPVDWLGNPDTALGSIIVMSAWQAMGFHMVIWLSGLQTIPATLYEVAAIEGSSSWQTFRYVTWPGLRNTAVLVLIVITMQAFALFSQIDVMTNGGPLDSTQTLVFQAVERGYGKQDISGGSTISVILFFIVLLISLIQRYVTREKS; encoded by the coding sequence ATGGCCTCGAAGCTTACGCGCTCGAACGGGGCGGGATGGGCCTTCGCCCTTCCTGGCTTCATCTTGCTGTTTTTCTTCATTATCCTGCCTTTCTTCTTCGCTTTCTGGTTCTCGCTTACCAACCAGCGGCTGATCTCGCCCAATCCGACCGAATTTGTCGGCCTGTCGAACTATGAAACGCTGCTCGGGGTTTCGGTGATCACGCTGGAACCATTGCGTGATGCGGCGGGGCAAGTTGAGCGCGAAGAGGACGGGGCAATTGCCTATCCGCGGGTGCGGACGATTACCCGCAATCCCGATTTTCCGCAATATCAGGGCATGCGGGAATGGTTCCGCTGGCAAAGCGGCGAGACTGCCTATGTGGTGGTGGCAAAAGACGTCGTTTTCATGAAGGCGCTCAGCAACACCATGCTGTTCGTGTTGATCATTGTACCGCTGCAAGGGGGAGGGGCGCTTGGGCTTGCCCTGCTGATCAATCAGAAACTGCGCGGCATCAATGCCTTTCGGGCGATCTATTTCACGCCGGTGGTGATTTCCATCGTTGTGATCTCGCTGTTGTGGCGCTTCATTTATGATGGTGATGACGGGTTGCTGAACAATATATTGGCGGCCCTCACATTCGGCGCGTTCGAGCCGGTTGACTGGCTGGGCAATCCGGATACGGCGCTTGGCTCGATTATCGTCATGTCAGCGTGGCAGGCGATGGGCTTTCACATGGTGATCTGGCTTTCGGGGCTGCAGACCATTCCGGCCACCCTTTATGAAGTGGCGGCCATTGAAGGTTCCTCAAGCTGGCAGACCTTCCGCTATGTGACATGGCCGGGCTTGCGCAATACGGCGGTGCTGGTGTTGATCGTGATCACCATGCAGGCCTTCGCGCTGTTCTCCCAGATTGATGTGATGACCAATGGTGGTCCGCTGGATTCCACCCAGACGCTGGTCTTTCAGGCGGTGGAACGGGGCTATGGCAAGCAGGATATTTCCGGTGGCTCGACCATTTCGGTCATCCTCTTTTTCATCGTGCTGCTGATCTCGCTCATCCAGCGCTATGTGACAAGGGAGAAAAGCTGA
- a CDS encoding sugar ABC transporter substrate-binding protein, whose product MKLTKLLLASLCASTFMSGAALAQTDLTMWYHGAGNEVESKIINQIVDDFNASQSDWKVTIESFPQTSYNDSVVAAALAGNLPDIIDVDGPIMPNWAWSGYMQPLQIDEARIASFLPGTKGIWDGKLYSIGLWDAAVALYARTSTLEELGLSIPTLEKPWTKDEFMAALKKAKESGKYKYALDLGMNDQGEWYPYAYSPFLQSFGGDIVDRSSYKTAEGALNGDAGLAFGEWWQSLFTEGYAPGTSESPADQQTGFIDGSFAFQWNGNWRAVATMAEVDDVVFLPAPDFGNGPTIGAGSWQFGVAKTSKHPDGASAFIEFALQDKYLATFSDGIGLIPSTATAAQMTTNYKDGGPLAVFYDLSNAQAKVRPVTPGYVVQSKVFTKAMADLANGADVADTLDAAADEINADIKKNNGYGH is encoded by the coding sequence ATGAAACTCACGAAGCTGTTATTGGCGTCTTTATGCGCTTCGACCTTCATGTCGGGGGCCGCTTTGGCGCAAACCGATCTGACCATGTGGTATCACGGTGCGGGGAACGAGGTTGAAAGCAAGATCATCAACCAGATTGTCGATGATTTCAACGCCAGCCAGAGCGACTGGAAAGTGACAATCGAGAGCTTCCCGCAGACCAGCTATAATGATTCCGTTGTTGCTGCTGCGCTGGCTGGCAATCTGCCGGACATCATTGATGTCGATGGTCCGATCATGCCGAACTGGGCATGGTCCGGCTATATGCAACCCTTGCAGATTGATGAGGCCAGAATAGCCAGCTTCCTGCCCGGTACCAAGGGGATCTGGGATGGCAAGCTCTATTCCATTGGCCTGTGGGATGCCGCAGTTGCGCTCTATGCCCGCACATCAACCCTTGAGGAACTGGGCCTCAGCATCCCGACGCTGGAGAAGCCATGGACGAAAGACGAGTTTATGGCGGCTTTGAAAAAAGCCAAGGAATCGGGCAAATATAAATATGCGCTGGATCTTGGCATGAATGATCAGGGCGAATGGTATCCTTATGCCTATTCGCCATTCCTGCAGAGCTTTGGTGGCGATATCGTCGATCGCTCCAGCTATAAGACAGCGGAAGGGGCGCTCAATGGTGATGCCGGTCTGGCATTCGGTGAATGGTGGCAGAGCCTGTTTACCGAAGGCTATGCGCCGGGAACCTCTGAAAGCCCGGCAGACCAGCAGACCGGTTTCATTGATGGCAGCTTTGCCTTCCAGTGGAACGGCAACTGGCGCGCTGTGGCCACGATGGCCGAAGTGGATGATGTGGTCTTCCTGCCTGCTCCTGATTTCGGCAATGGCCCGACCATTGGTGCCGGTTCCTGGCAGTTTGGTGTCGCCAAGACATCCAAACATCCGGACGGGGCATCGGCTTTCATCGAGTTTGCCCTGCAGGATAAATATCTGGCGACCTTCTCGGATGGCATCGGGCTTATTCCATCCACGGCAACCGCTGCCCAGATGACGACAAATTACAAGGATGGCGGGCCTCTGGCGGTCTTTTATGATCTCTCTAACGCGCAAGCCAAGGTGCGTCCGGTAACGCCGGGTTATGTGGTTCAGTCCAAGGTCTTCACCAAGGCCATGGCCGATCTGGCCAACGGGGCCGATGTGGCAGATACGCTTGATGCAGCCGCAGATGAAATCAATGCCGACATCAAGAAGAATAACGGCTACGGGCATTGA
- a CDS encoding LacI family DNA-binding transcriptional regulator, producing the protein MATIYDVAKLAGVSPKTVSRVLNGDAPVKKQTRDAVDAAMAELGYVPSNAARMMRSNRSGLVGLITGAISHGIEPTEPEGLPDLFIVQGIQQIMGASGKTLMIADTGGVSEQVPHLIRTFLQHRVEGIIYVADHHKEVSLPKVPDDFPIVLANCFDPQGHPAILPDDRQGQKDLVKKLIQSGHRRIGFLTLDRTLVATGLRYRGYREALAEADIPYADELVSMGYEEGQERESQILMRALDRLLALAEPPTVICCGNDEMALRLYGLLRSRGLQVPEEISVAGYDNYRVIAETLFPPLTTVELPYFSMGQIAARHLLALISDGEEKPKDPGLVASPVCWRSSVTALNSVSVLNSIGRNNQ; encoded by the coding sequence ATGGCGACAATTTATGATGTGGCAAAGCTGGCGGGAGTTTCCCCAAAGACCGTTTCAAGGGTTTTGAACGGGGATGCTCCGGTCAAGAAACAGACCCGTGATGCCGTGGATGCGGCGATGGCCGAGCTGGGTTATGTGCCCTCCAATGCGGCGCGGATGATGCGCTCCAACCGGTCCGGTCTTGTCGGTCTGATCACCGGTGCTATCTCCCATGGTATCGAGCCGACGGAGCCGGAGGGCTTGCCAGATCTTTTTATCGTGCAGGGCATTCAGCAGATCATGGGAGCGAGCGGCAAGACGTTGATGATTGCCGATACCGGCGGCGTCAGCGAGCAGGTGCCGCATCTGATCCGCACCTTTCTGCAGCATCGGGTGGAGGGGATCATCTATGTCGCCGACCACCACAAGGAAGTCTCCCTGCCGAAGGTGCCTGATGATTTCCCGATCGTGCTGGCCAATTGTTTTGATCCCCAAGGGCATCCGGCAATCCTGCCCGATGACAGGCAGGGGCAGAAGGATCTGGTAAAAAAGCTGATCCAGAGTGGTCACCGGCGCATCGGTTTTCTGACGCTGGATCGCACGCTTGTTGCAACAGGCCTGCGCTATCGCGGCTATCGCGAGGCGCTGGCCGAGGCCGATATTCCCTATGCCGACGAACTGGTCAGCATGGGCTATGAGGAAGGGCAGGAAAGGGAAAGCCAGATCCTGATGCGGGCTCTTGACCGGCTGTTGGCACTGGCTGAGCCGCCAACGGTCATTTGTTGCGGCAATGATGAAATGGCGCTTCGGCTCTATGGCCTTTTGCGCTCGCGCGGGCTGCAGGTGCCGGAAGAAATTTCCGTGGCCGGATATGACAATTATCGCGTGATTGCCGAAACGCTGTTTCCACCACTTACCACGGTTGAGTTGCCCTATTTCAGCATGGGGCAGATCGCGGCAAGACATTTGCTGGCGCTGATATCGGACGGGGAGGAAAAGCCGAAAGATCCGGGACTGGTCGCAAGCCCGGTATGCTGGCGCTCGTCTGTTACGGCACTCAATTCTGTCAGTGTTTTGAATTCTATAGGGAGGAATAACCAATGA
- the ugpC gene encoding sn-glycerol-3-phosphate ABC transporter ATP-binding protein UgpC codes for MAEIVLHDIRKSFGRVEVIKGVDITIEDGEFVVFVGPSGCGKSTLLRMIAGLEDITSGRLEIGGAVVNDIPPKERGIAMVFQSYAIFPHMTVRENMAFGLTIAKAPKEEKERKVQEAARILQMEDLLDRKPSQLSGGQRQRVAIGRAITRKPSVFLFDEPLSNLDAALRMDMRMEIGRLHEQLGATMIYVTHDQVEAMTLADKIVVLKDGKVMQVGKPMELYHEPANRFVAGFLGAPSMNFLEVNVLEMGADAVLVRNDALEPTQVKRRGRNFEKGGKAILGIRPQYLKLADADAGMLHGKVTLTERLGTETVVDMSLINGGKVIASFDEDLILNVGEMLDLSFDPAKAHLFSGED; via the coding sequence ATGGCTGAGATAGTGCTTCATGATATCCGCAAGAGCTTTGGGCGGGTCGAGGTGATCAAGGGTGTCGACATCACCATCGAGGATGGAGAATTTGTCGTCTTTGTCGGGCCTTCCGGCTGTGGCAAGTCGACCCTTCTGCGCATGATCGCCGGGCTTGAAGACATCACTTCGGGCCGGCTGGAAATCGGTGGAGCCGTGGTCAATGACATACCGCCCAAGGAGCGCGGTATTGCGATGGTGTTTCAGAGCTATGCGATTTTTCCGCATATGACCGTGCGCGAGAATATGGCCTTCGGGCTGACCATCGCCAAGGCTCCGAAGGAGGAGAAGGAGCGCAAGGTGCAGGAGGCGGCGAGGATTTTGCAGATGGAGGATCTGCTCGACCGCAAGCCAAGCCAGCTGTCGGGCGGGCAGCGCCAGCGGGTTGCCATCGGTCGGGCAATCACCCGCAAGCCTTCGGTTTTCCTGTTTGATGAACCGCTTTCTAATCTGGATGCCGCGTTGCGCATGGATATGCGCATGGAAATCGGACGCCTGCATGAACAATTGGGGGCCACCATGATCTATGTGACCCATGATCAGGTGGAGGCCATGACCCTTGCGGACAAGATTGTCGTCTTGAAGGACGGCAAGGTGATGCAGGTCGGCAAACCGATGGAGCTTTATCACGAACCTGCCAACAGGTTTGTTGCCGGTTTTCTGGGGGCTCCCTCGATGAATTTTCTCGAGGTGAATGTGCTTGAGATGGGCGCGGATGCCGTTCTGGTCCGCAATGACGCGCTCGAGCCGACGCAGGTGAAAAGGCGGGGGCGTAATTTTGAAAAGGGTGGGAAGGCCATTCTGGGAATCCGGCCACAATATCTCAAGCTGGCTGATGCGGATGCCGGTATGTTGCATGGCAAGGTGACGCTGACCGAGCGACTTGGTACGGAAACCGTGGTCGACATGTCGCTCATCAATGGCGGCAAGGTGATTGCGTCTTTTGACGAGGATCTGATTCTGAATGTCGGTGAAATGCTGGATCTGAGCTTCGATCCGGCTAAGGCTCATCTTTTTTCAGGGGAGGATTAA
- a CDS encoding Gfo/Idh/MocA family oxidoreductase, protein MERIRLGMVGGGQGSFIGGVHRIAARIDGLFELVAGSFSSNHERNLASAAEIGVAPDRVYDTVEAMLCAEKMRKDPIDAVVIATPNHLHFPAAKAALEAGFHVISDKPLTSTLEDAITLKRLADDSGKCFILTHNYTGYPMVRQMRDMVLAGEIGELRVIHAEYAQDWLTEPAEHQGAKGAEWRTDPARSGAGGSIGDIGTHAYNLLAFVLGQYPEQLLADLTSFVPGRALDDNASILLKFHGGAKGILWASQVAVGNENHFTLRIYGSKGGLEWEQEAPNKLWFTRYGQPKQLLTRGGNCATQGNLGSIRIPAGHPEGFLEAFGNIYQAAAQAITGSGDITVPYPTVTDGLKGLQFIDACVRSSSAGAIWTSLD, encoded by the coding sequence ATGGAACGGATTAGACTTGGTATGGTCGGCGGCGGCCAGGGATCCTTTATCGGCGGAGTCCACAGGATTGCCGCCCGCATCGACGGATTATTCGAGTTGGTCGCCGGGAGCTTCTCTTCAAATCATGAACGCAATCTGGCATCTGCTGCCGAAATCGGCGTCGCTCCGGATCGGGTTTATGACACGGTCGAGGCCATGCTCTGCGCAGAAAAAATGCGCAAGGACCCGATTGATGCGGTGGTGATCGCCACTCCGAACCATCTCCATTTTCCGGCAGCCAAGGCGGCACTTGAAGCGGGCTTTCACGTCATCAGCGACAAGCCGCTGACCTCGACACTCGAAGATGCGATAACGCTCAAACGCTTGGCAGACGACAGCGGCAAATGCTTCATCCTGACACATAATTACACCGGCTACCCGATGGTCCGGCAAATGCGCGACATGGTGCTGGCCGGAGAAATCGGCGAACTGCGCGTTATTCACGCTGAATATGCACAGGACTGGCTAACCGAACCGGCAGAACATCAGGGAGCCAAGGGCGCAGAGTGGCGCACGGATCCGGCCCGCTCAGGCGCAGGCGGCTCGATCGGAGATATCGGAACCCATGCCTATAATCTTCTGGCCTTCGTGCTCGGGCAATATCCCGAACAGTTGCTCGCAGATCTCACAAGCTTCGTTCCGGGGCGCGCGCTGGATGACAATGCCTCCATTCTGCTGAAATTTCACGGTGGAGCAAAAGGCATCCTCTGGGCCAGTCAGGTTGCCGTCGGCAATGAGAACCATTTCACCCTGCGTATTTATGGCTCCAAAGGTGGCCTTGAATGGGAACAGGAAGCGCCCAACAAGCTCTGGTTCACCCGCTATGGCCAACCCAAGCAATTGCTGACCAGAGGCGGCAACTGCGCCACACAAGGCAATCTGGGCTCCATTCGCATTCCGGCCGGACATCCGGAGGGCTTTCTGGAAGCCTTCGGCAACATCTATCAGGCCGCAGCGCAGGCCATCACCGGATCGGGCGACATCACTGTTCCCTATCCGACCGTTACCGATGGTCTCAAGGGCCTTCAATTCATAGACGCCTGTGTCCGGTCCAGCAGCGCCGGCGCTATCTGGACCAGTCTGGACTGA